From the genome of Nicotiana tabacum cultivar K326 chromosome 17, ASM71507v2, whole genome shotgun sequence:
TATCTAAGAAAATTATTAGCTTTATCTCATAATCTTTgtcaatatttatcatttaaatgTCAAAGTGGATATGATCAAAGTTATTTTTGGGACAATATTCATATAATAAATTTgacagaaaaagaaagaaaaaagaaacccatcaattttcataaaaatgcGCTTTTTTAAATTAAGGTTTAATttgacttttgaaaagtcaagtcGGACAAAAGTTTAAATTAAGGAACTGAGTATTTGTTTAGTCATTATGTTCGTATATTCCATTAAATGCAGAGGAAATGTTAATTTTTTCACATAAGTTTCTTTATTAATTAAGAGCGATGTAATATATTGACAAATTACTCTAATCGCGAACCTATCGATCTTCACCAACTGAATAAGGAATATATTTCTGAAAAGAAAGAGCAAAAAGTACTCCAGAATGCATTCTCATTATGGCTGGTAAGTGACTCCAATATTATGCAAGAGTAGGTGTCTTAATCAAATCTAGAAGATATTTCTCGGATTAGTTTATTTAAATACTATTACATGTTACGACCAAAAAACGTGAGGAAGCGTGAACATCTTTTATACTCATGAATAATAAAAATGACCAGTCTTTAAAATGGATATACTTTTCTTGCACGGAAAAATTACAACTACATTTACACTTTGGAAGAACGTATGTTCCAAGGTAAAACGACTATTTCTGCCCATCAATTTTCATGTTTAGCTCACAAGTTTGTAAACTAAATGACGATTGTTAAAACAAAGAATGAATCTAGAAATAACAAGTACTTAGTGAAAGAACACACCAGCCCAGCTACTATATACTCTTTAATCTTTAATTAGCACTTAGGGGTGTTAGTTTCTGCTGAAAAAAATGATAGGTTTACATGGTTAACAGCAATAGAGAAAAATATATGCATGCACGTAGACTTCAACTTTAATTTTACAACTAAAGAAATTCGTTGACAATTCTACCACAAATTAGGAAATGTTACACGAAAGAGGTAGGTGAAAGCATTAAAATTTCATACCACGCGTGGTCCTAGGGTTTGAAACTGAGCTTCTTTTAGCCCAAGCCAAAACTATAAATAgaacttcttttgtttccaatttcACCATCAAACTTTGCAACAAGAAATCATGACAActttcaacaagttcaaaatctttctctttctttcagtttGCCTTTCATCAACATGGTTTACCTCAGCAAGTATCCATCATGACTTTCTTGAATGCCTTTCTCACAAAACTATGAACTCAAATTCAATGTCACAAATCATCTACACACCTAAAAACTCATCATATTCCACCATTTTGAACTCTTTTGAAAGTAACCTAAGGATAACCTCCGACTTCAAACCATCAATTATTTTCACTCCTTTAGACGAATCTCAAATCCAGGCAGCTATACATTGCTCCAAGAAACATGGCTTACAAATTAGAATTCGAAGCGGTGGACATGACTATGAGGGCCTTTCTTACATTTCTGAAACCCCTTTTGTCATCATTGATCTTAGAAACCTAAGATCAATCTCCATTGATACCGAAAACAAGACTGCTTGGATTCAAGCTGGCGCGACCTTAGGGGAAGTTTACTATAGAATCGCCGAGAAAAGTAAAACACTAGCTTTTGTTGCCGGGGTTTGCCCTACTGTTGGTGTTGGAGGACACTTTAGTGGTGGAGGCTATGGAATGATGTCTCGAAAATTCGGTACTGCTGCTGATAACATTATTGATGCTAAGCTAATTGATGCCAACGGAAGAATATTGGAtaaaaaatcaatggggaaagaTCTCTTTTGGGCTATTAGAGGAGGTGGAGGGACTAGCTTTGGCCTCATTATTTCATGGAAGGTGAGATTACTTGATATTCCAGAAAAGGTGACGGTCTTCAACGTGACACGGACGTTAGAACAAAATGCAACTCAACTTGTCTACAAATGGCAACATATCGCGGACAAAGTTGATGACAATCTCCTCCTCAGGCTCTTCCTGAGGAGCAGTGAATCTCCATTTCGGCGCGGGCAAAGGACTGTCCACGCCTCTTTCACTACTATGTTCGTTGGAGGAGTCGATGAAATCCTCCACGAAATGCAAAAGAGCTTCCCCGAACTAGGGTTGGTGAAAGAAGATTGCATTGAGATGAGTTGGATCGAATCTATACTCTTCTTTGCTGGTTTCCCTAGGGGCACATCACTTGATGTGTTACTAAATAGGAACATCACAGCTACTCAAAGGGGATACTTTAAAGGGAAATCAGATTATGTCCAACAACCAATTTCTATAAATGGTCTCAAAGGTATATGGAAACTGTTCAACCTAGTAGATGAAAACTTAGCCGAATTACAACTCAGTCCTTACGGAGGAAAATTGAATGACTTCATAGAATCTGAAACTCCATTCCCACATAGAGCTGGAAATATATTTATGATCCATTATGGGGTGGCTTGGGAAAAAATAGAAAGTTCTAAAAAACATATAGCTTGGATTCGAAATCTTTATCGATATATGGCTAGGTATGTGTCCAAATCTCCAAGAGCTGCTTATTTCAACTACAGAGATCTTGATTTGGGAGTGAACAACAAAAGAAACACAAGCTATGCACAAGCAAAAATCTGGGGAGAGAAATACTTCAAGAACAACTTTGATAGATTGGTGCAAGTGAAGACTAAAGTTGATCCAACAAATTTCTTTAGGAATGAACAAAGTATTCCTCCTCTCTCATGATAATTTAATTTATGCAGTCTGCTAAGCCATCACCGGTTGTCTAAAAATAAGGATTTTCATACCGTTCTTTTACGTATATATGTACTAATAGTGAAAAATAAATGGAGCCATGATGTCCAAAAAAAATAATTGTGTAAgatattttctgatttatgattAATATATACATTTTATATTTCATGTTAGGATTTGTCGACTTTGACAAACATatgtattaattaataataaatgtATGGTATTTGCTATCATATTTAGATCTCCAAGCTGTAATATATTGATAACAATTGTTGAAACATAACTTTACGATGACACTACTAGAAAACTGGCAAAATCCGTCCATagaataccgaccgaaatcggtcggaaaataAGTAAATTGGTtgtaaaagacaaaaaaaatatttctgaCAACGGAAATAGTGATCTCACaacaaatatataaatatttcgACCGATTTTGGTCGGAAATTGGTCAATATTTGACCAAGACCTGGTCATACTTGCATATTATCTacaaaaataatttctaattaaaaattttcaaatataccgaccgatttcggtcggtatattTGAAATTATTCTTTCCCGCCCAAGGCAATTGGTTTTTTAAGataacaaaaattatatatatatatataatttaccaaccgaaataagttttaattaaatttttccGACCGAGTTCGGTCGGAAatacaattttaaaataattaaaatataaattttatgaaattaccgaccgaagtcggtctgTTTTtcatcaataaatatatatatatatatatatatatatatatatatatatatatatatatatatatatatatatatatatatatatatatatgtgtgtgtgtgtgtgtgtgtgtgtgtgtgtgtgtgtgtgtgtgtgtgtgtgtgtgtgtgtgtgtgttgtgtgtTGAGAGGGAGTGAGAGATagcttcatatatatatatatatgcgcgcACACACACATAATCTTGAATGTTTTATTCTCGATCACCTTATTAGTACTTTTCTCGGATACTTCATTAAGTGGATCAATTGAAAATTCaattatattcgattaaatcttactataacacatttaaaaataaaGTGTATTGTTCTATACAatgtagtgctatattaatatttaagatatgtcgaatatatatatatatatatatatatatatatatatatatatatatatatatattaaatcttactataacacatttaaaaataaagtgtatagttctataagatgtagtgctatatatatagtatatttaagttttagcaacaacaacatatgaaTATAGCATATATtaatatagtatatgttagtatAGCATTAATATGTatacatatgttgttgttgctacaactTAAGTATAAGGGGAACCGTCGACTTGCCTATctacacctgcgggcatgaaacgcaggccccggaaaatagggcgtcagtacgaataatgtactgagtatgtaaggcatgaaaatcagtacataaaagacatagatgaaacatggaataaagaaatccatctgtaagtctgaataactttgtaatttctgaaacatttataatgtcatgcacgtgcatataaatgtcatgtcatgcataggtataggtgtacataacatcatcaagcctctgagggcatcccatcatatcgtctcggccactgtgggcaacatcatcaacatataccaactgatcaggtggtggtgcgtatataacgccgtaaccttttcccatatcccatatacatatatttacatatatacgcgtatataacgcgcgtatataacatcatctggtcatgggtcaatgtacatgtataaatgaatgaaatgcatgaaaatatgttaataatctcaatattcctttcggataaacttttatcaactgcgtattattctgagacccatgtacagaagatataataatatgtcacatggggaatcaaggacacagagacccctagtatttctatgaatatagtcgtTTATGAatactgtgcgtttgctcgtttcttctgtataatttggatcatgccaaaaagaaagaagggatagccttaacatacctggagtaggaaaaaatccgtatgatattcttggaaaaagttgcaccgtactcttttagaaccgcaaaaGTTTTACGTTGTTAAGCTTCTAATAATTCTTCGTTGGATTTGGTTGAAGAAATCTCGTTGTTAATGTCTTTGAAGGAACTTGAATTGTAAGAATTACTAACGTTCTGTTATGAAGTAAAGTGTTGCTAAGTTCTCATATGAAGTCTTTTGTATTCAATTAATATAAATGAAAGGTTTTGTACTTAACACCTTACTTACAAGTCTTTGTATTTAAATCATAAGAAAAGAGGTGTCTTTGTTCTTGACATGTTACTTGCCACCTAACCAAAGATAACTAATAGTCATGTtctcaagaagtggcttgctgccacgttttttttttttggggggggtgTTTTAATCTTTAtcttataatttattaattaactaggtaatgtcccgttacccgataattaatcaattacccgcataattatgAATTGTCTCACATTACTTAAAgttctactcatttttaatataccttatacatcatactatcatggtcacttggtaccttgtatgatactagtccataaatatcgagtattatagctcggatcgtattttatccccaaatcggcaacctttaacgaaactcattttctttaattcgtgtatcctttacccttcatggcacttacttattgcttgttataaatagcataaatacgttaaccttaAGATAatatcatccccgagtctacgtcgattaactgaaggcgaaactttaacataccaaaatgcgagatgtaacatccttccccccttacaaacattcgtcctcgaatgtttaacttcctgggatctatataactttggcaaaGTAGCCTTCgtaacaatactactaccaactcttcctgtagaactcaataattcaatgccacataagaccacaatcatcaataacgacaatggccttacactaccaatgacaataactaacacaagaatccatacacgtaccttaaggttgAGATGTCTCAGTcagacccttctctggaggaggaattAAGTacggatatctagacttcatgtcttcctcggcctcccaagtcatttcttccacattgttgtttctccaaagtacttttaccgaagctacgtctttagttctcaatcttcGAACCTGTCTGTCTAATATGacaatgggagtttcttcatatgatagttgctctgtgacctgaacgtcGTCAACTGACACGATTCTGGAAGGATCTTCGATACATTtatggagcatagatacatgaaagactggatgaaTAGATTCCAAGTCCGAAGGCAAGtccaactcatatgctacctgacCCACCTTGCGTATGAccctatatggtccaatgtaccgagggataagttttcctttcttaccgaacctcatgacacctttcattggtgatacctttaggaatacccagtcattaatctgAAACTTCAAGTCTTGCCGTCAATTATctgcataagacttctgacggctttgagctgctaatagcctttcccttataagcttaattttctcaaTTGCAtgttgtaccaattctggtcctactaacgtagtttcccccaacatcgaaccaccctataggcgacctacactttcgcctgtaaagagcttcgtatggagccatctgaatattggaatggtagctattattatatgcgaactcaataagcggcagatgatcatcccagctacccttgaagtctatcacacaagctcgtaacatatcctcaagtgtctgaatagtacgctcagcttgtccgtctgtctggggatgaaatgttgtactaagacttacccgAGTCCCTAAtcctgtaaattgagctcctcgatccgagataatagagacagggacaccatgcagtcgtactatctccttaatataaagccttgcataatcctctgcggaatatgtagtcctaataGGTAGAAAATTGGCtgattttgtaagcctatcaacaattacccatatagaatcgaacttacaatgggtacgaggtaagcctatgatgaaatccatattaattacttcccatttccaagtcggaatctccatagtctgcaataatccaccggctTTTGAAGCTCAATTTTAACCTGCTgccagttagggcactgagcaacaaactccgctatatcctttttcattccgtcccaccaatatacctccttgatatcatgatacatctttgttgctcctagatggatagaataacgagaatagtgagtttctcccataacctgccgacgcagccctgcaacattagggacacataattgtcctcgatatctgaggaccccatcttctttAATCTCAcacggtgtcttctccttctatggggtggtatccctataatgaactaacacaggatcctcgtaccggcgttccttcacttcagttactaaggAGGATATTgccgtatcctgaatagtaattccaatatcacctgagtctagtaatcgaactccaagactagctagatgATGAATCttatgggctattcccctcttctctggctgtaaatatgacagactacccatagatctacggctgagggcatcggctaccacgtccgccttccccggatggtataaaatatcaacgtcataatttttaagtagctccaaccacctcctttgacgtaaattcaattccttttgcttgaagatatactggaggctctgatgatccgtatagatatcaacatgaatgccatacaagtagtgcctccacatctttagtgcatgaatcactgcggctaactctaaatcgtgggtcaggtaattcttctcgtgctttcccagttgtctagaagcataagctacaaccttaccatgctgcattagTAGACAATCCAACCCAATGCCCAAGGCAtcataataaataatataacCATTGGTCCCTTCTGGGAG
Proteins encoded in this window:
- the LOC107763225 gene encoding tetrahydroberberine oxidase, with amino-acid sequence MTTFNKFKIFLFLSVCLSSTWFTSASIHHDFLECLSHKTMNSNSMSQIIYTPKNSSYSTILNSFESNLRITSDFKPSIIFTPLDESQIQAAIHCSKKHGLQIRIRSGGHDYEGLSYISETPFVIIDLRNLRSISIDTENKTAWIQAGATLGEVYYRIAEKSKTLAFVAGVCPTVGVGGHFSGGGYGMMSRKFGTAADNIIDAKLIDANGRILDKKSMGKDLFWAIRGGGGTSFGLIISWKVRLLDIPEKVTVFNVTRTLEQNATQLVYKWQHIADKVDDNLLLRLFLRSSESPFRRGQRTVHASFTTMFVGGVDEILHEMQKSFPELGLVKEDCIEMSWIESILFFAGFPRGTSLDVLLNRNITATQRGYFKGKSDYVQQPISINGLKGIWKLFNLVDENLAELQLSPYGGKLNDFIESETPFPHRAGNIFMIHYGVAWEKIESSKKHIAWIRNLYRYMARYVSKSPRAAYFNYRDLDLGVNNKRNTSYAQAKIWGEKYFKNNFDRLVQVKTKVDPTNFFRNEQSIPPLS